In a genomic window of Sutcliffiella sp. FSL R7-0096:
- a CDS encoding DEAD/DEAH box helicase — translation MEININQKLIQERCGSVSFKSGEAFRRADKVKIHTYTDRECEATVSATEDFHIVITAEGEGNFHAECSCPKLASIRKECQHIAAVLLTILEHQKLEDSSTQALSDEVLRLFQSKPNVISGHQRHFEKREVLNLSFIIKPVLLEDGRNVLGIDLKVEDKPVIDIREFLLAVRKGEASSLFNPARQCFKREADEVIQRLIDILHDERAYQEKLGDHLQSFIIPPSSFHRLEPILSNAPDTRLLHGGRTFNDFKLSKEPLSLEFLFTEEVGKGFLLKVKGLESLEVLPAYQAVLKNGKLLTLPTEDCRRLSELQRMLEASRTNHIPIATDQVQVFLDKVVPGLRKLGKVELDESVTKKIAKAPLIAKLYLDRVKNRLLASMEFHYEQVVINPLDPREQRGNAMFIRDRDKEQMILELMEDSEFGSTEEGYFLHNEELEYEFLYHKLPTLQRFVQVYATTAVRNRIFRENAKPQIRVRVKKERTNWLEFKFELDGIPESQIRELLGALEEKRKYYRLKNGSLLSLETREFEEIQRFLQANPVQAEDLELGLNVPIIKGFKMMDSVIGDDVFSLEDSFRKFLEEIRNPSSENIQVPKQVDAILRDYQKHGFRWMKTLAHYGFGGILADDMGLGKTLQSIAFILSELTDIRQKKCPVLIVCPSSLTYNWLSELRKFAPEIEALIVDGTRKEREYALAQLKQVDVVITSYPLLRRDISSFASQMFHTIFFDEAQAFKNPITQTARSVKRLEADYKFALTGTPVENSLEELWSIFHVVFPELFMGLKEYSNLTRKSIARRIRPFLLRRVKEDVLAELPEKQESLESVELLPEQKKLYAAYLAKLRHDTLKHLNKDTLRKNKIRILAGLTRLRQICCHPTLFVNGYKGRSAKFEMLLQLIEESRRSGRRVLIFSQFTKMLELIGRELTYQGLPYFYLDGQTPSEERVERCERFNSGERDFFLISLKAGGTGLNLTGADTVILYDLWWNPAVEEQAADRAHRMGQTQTVQVIKLVARGTIEEKMNELQDKKKHLIEEIIDHDEKVSTSLTDEDIREILSI, via the coding sequence ATGGAAATTAACATTAATCAAAAACTTATCCAAGAACGATGTGGCTCTGTCTCCTTTAAAAGTGGGGAGGCTTTTCGACGAGCCGATAAAGTGAAGATACATACATATACGGATCGGGAATGTGAGGCGACTGTATCAGCGACAGAGGACTTTCATATTGTCATCACCGCAGAGGGGGAGGGGAACTTTCACGCTGAATGTTCTTGTCCTAAATTGGCTTCTATTAGAAAGGAATGTCAGCATATTGCCGCAGTTCTTCTTACCATCCTTGAGCATCAAAAACTGGAGGATTCCTCGACCCAAGCTCTTTCGGATGAAGTGCTCCGTTTGTTTCAAAGTAAGCCTAACGTAATCAGCGGCCATCAGCGTCATTTTGAAAAAAGGGAAGTTCTAAACTTGTCTTTTATCATTAAACCGGTTTTGCTGGAAGACGGCAGGAACGTTCTTGGAATTGATTTGAAGGTGGAAGATAAGCCGGTTATAGACATTCGCGAATTTTTGCTTGCGGTGAGGAAAGGGGAGGCTAGTTCACTGTTCAACCCTGCACGACAATGTTTTAAAAGGGAAGCAGATGAAGTTATCCAAAGGCTAATTGACATTCTCCATGACGAAAGAGCTTATCAGGAAAAGTTGGGTGATCATCTGCAATCCTTCATCATTCCTCCCTCCAGCTTCCACAGATTGGAGCCTATACTTTCTAACGCACCTGATACCCGTTTGCTTCATGGTGGCAGAACATTTAATGACTTTAAACTGTCAAAGGAGCCGCTTTCCTTAGAGTTTCTTTTTACAGAGGAAGTTGGGAAAGGGTTCTTGTTGAAAGTAAAAGGACTTGAGAGCTTAGAGGTTCTCCCGGCTTACCAAGCTGTATTGAAAAATGGGAAGCTCCTAACCCTTCCAACGGAGGATTGTCGTCGTCTAAGTGAATTGCAAAGGATGCTTGAGGCATCAAGGACAAACCATATTCCTATCGCTACTGATCAGGTTCAAGTTTTCCTCGACAAGGTGGTACCTGGCTTGAGAAAGCTCGGAAAAGTGGAGCTGGATGAATCGGTGACAAAAAAGATAGCCAAGGCGCCGTTGATTGCAAAGCTCTATCTGGACAGGGTGAAAAACCGCCTGCTTGCAAGTATGGAATTCCATTATGAACAGGTGGTCATCAATCCGTTGGATCCGAGAGAGCAGCGGGGGAACGCGATGTTTATCCGGGACCGGGATAAAGAACAGATGATCCTGGAATTAATGGAAGACAGTGAATTCGGCAGTACCGAAGAGGGGTATTTCCTGCATAATGAAGAGCTGGAATATGAGTTCCTTTATCATAAGCTGCCAACATTGCAACGGTTTGTACAGGTGTACGCAACCACTGCGGTAAGGAATCGGATATTCAGAGAAAATGCCAAGCCCCAAATTCGTGTGCGTGTAAAAAAAGAGCGGACCAACTGGCTGGAATTCAAGTTTGAGTTGGATGGAATCCCGGAATCCCAGATCAGGGAGCTGTTAGGGGCATTGGAGGAAAAACGAAAGTATTACCGCTTAAAGAATGGGTCATTGCTCTCCTTGGAAACAAGGGAATTCGAGGAGATTCAGCGGTTCCTACAGGCAAATCCAGTGCAGGCAGAGGATCTCGAGCTGGGGTTGAATGTTCCTATTATTAAAGGCTTTAAGATGATGGATTCTGTAATTGGAGACGACGTGTTCTCCCTTGAGGATTCCTTCCGGAAGTTCTTGGAGGAGATCCGGAACCCGAGCAGTGAAAACATCCAGGTTCCCAAGCAAGTGGATGCAATTTTACGGGATTATCAGAAGCATGGTTTCAGATGGATGAAAACTCTGGCCCATTACGGGTTCGGTGGAATATTGGCAGATGATATGGGACTTGGGAAGACTTTGCAGAGTATTGCCTTTATCTTATCAGAGCTTACAGATATTCGGCAGAAGAAATGTCCGGTCTTGATTGTCTGTCCTTCCTCTTTAACCTACAACTGGCTTAGTGAACTAAGGAAGTTTGCGCCAGAGATCGAAGCGTTGATTGTGGATGGAACACGCAAAGAACGAGAATATGCTCTTGCACAGTTAAAACAAGTGGATGTGGTCATCACGTCGTACCCATTGTTACGACGTGATATATCCTCCTTTGCATCACAAATGTTTCATACAATCTTTTTTGATGAAGCCCAAGCGTTCAAAAATCCCATCACCCAGACGGCCCGTTCCGTGAAAAGGTTGGAAGCGGACTATAAATTTGCTTTGACCGGTACACCTGTAGAGAATTCTTTGGAAGAACTCTGGTCCATTTTCCACGTAGTCTTCCCTGAATTGTTTATGGGCTTGAAGGAATACAGTAATCTTACACGGAAATCGATTGCAAGGCGGATCCGTCCCTTCCTTCTGAGGAGGGTAAAGGAGGATGTGCTGGCGGAGTTGCCGGAGAAACAGGAAAGCTTAGAGTCAGTAGAGCTTTTACCTGAGCAGAAAAAGCTTTATGCAGCCTATCTTGCCAAGCTTCGTCATGATACATTGAAACACCTGAACAAGGATACGTTGAGGAAAAATAAGATCCGGATATTGGCTGGACTGACGAGGCTTCGTCAGATCTGTTGCCATCCGACCCTTTTTGTAAATGGTTATAAGGGGCGCTCTGCAAAATTCGAGATGCTCCTGCAGCTGATTGAAGAATCCCGGCGGTCAGGCAGAAGGGTACTGATATTTTCCCAATTCACGAAAATGCTGGAACTGATAGGTAGGGAACTTACCTATCAGGGTCTACCCTACTTTTACCTCGATGGTCAAACCCCATCGGAAGAAAGGGTGGAGCGGTGTGAACGGTTCAACTCGGGAGAACGGGACTTTTTCTTGATCTCATTGAAGGCTGGAGGAACGGGGCTGAATCTGACTGGTGCCGATACCGTCATCCTTTATGATCTCTGGTGGAATCCGGCGGTGGAGGAGCAGGCGGCTGACCGAGCACACCGGATGGGACAAACCCAGACGGTACAGGTGATTAAGCTTGTGGCACGTGGGACGATTGAAGAAAAGATGAATGAATTACAAGATAAAAAGAAGCATTTGATAGAGGAAATAATAGACCATGATGAGAAAGTGTCGACATCTTTGACGGATGAGGATATACGGGAGATTCTTTCCATTTAG
- a CDS encoding DUF2161 family putative PD-(D/E)XK-type phosphodiesterase, producing the protein MAEKKKMYEVDLYKPIQKYFVKEGYDVYGEVNDCDIAMVKGDAVVVVELKLTLNVQLLIQATKRQKLTDLVYIAIPKPSFSRRSKRWTDLCHLIKRLELGLIIVSFSGRGKRVEVMFDPVPFDRARSMRQNKRKRDALMKEMDGRSSDVNLGGSNRVKIRTAYKENCVQIACFLEKFGPLSPKALRELGTGEKTSSILTKNYYRWFDRVKRGSYVISERGKRELLEHQELVEYFLKKIK; encoded by the coding sequence ATGGCAGAAAAGAAAAAAATGTATGAAGTGGACCTTTATAAGCCCATACAAAAGTATTTTGTCAAAGAGGGCTATGATGTATATGGGGAAGTGAACGACTGCGATATCGCGATGGTGAAAGGTGATGCTGTAGTAGTGGTGGAGCTTAAGCTGACGCTGAATGTACAACTGCTTATTCAGGCCACCAAGCGCCAGAAGCTTACCGACCTCGTGTATATCGCGATTCCGAAGCCATCGTTCAGCAGGCGTTCGAAGCGTTGGACAGACTTATGTCATCTGATCAAGCGTCTTGAGTTGGGCTTGATCATCGTGTCATTCAGCGGGCGAGGTAAGCGCGTGGAAGTAATGTTTGATCCTGTCCCATTTGACCGCGCGCGTAGTATGCGCCAGAATAAGCGGAAGCGTGACGCATTGATGAAAGAGATGGATGGACGTTCATCTGATGTCAATCTCGGTGGCAGCAATCGGGTGAAAATCAGGACTGCCTATAAAGAAAACTGCGTACAGATTGCGTGCTTTTTAGAGAAGTTCGGTCCACTGTCGCCAAAGGCTTTGCGGGAGCTTGGAACAGGAGAGAAGACCTCTTCCATTTTGACGAAAAACTATTACCGGTGGTTTGATCGGGTGAAGCGCGGGTCATATGTGATCAGTGAAAGGGGCAAAAGGGAGCTTTTGGAGCATCAGGAGCTTGTGGAGTACTTTTTGAAGAAAATAAAGTGA
- a CDS encoding metal-dependent hydrolase yields MNGTAHAAIGAATGFAVANSLQTTPTTTLILVSLGTVSALVPDLDIDGKLRGRITLSHTVTRTIAQIIGTMMILYSLYEGTIEEKLRGVGIGALMIIISSLIKQKHMLTITGAGVSLQELWMILFGVYIIIASLVSHRSYTHSLIGVIFFGYIALKLEHSLSIDGVFYTCLFAYISHLIADIKLLPFNKRGIKLFLPISSKEI; encoded by the coding sequence ATGAATGGTACTGCGCACGCAGCAATAGGAGCAGCAACTGGATTTGCTGTAGCCAACTCTTTGCAGACAACCCCAACTACCACCCTGATTTTAGTCAGTCTAGGAACGGTATCAGCCCTTGTGCCAGACCTTGATATTGATGGGAAACTTCGTGGGCGCATAACGTTATCCCACACTGTAACGAGGACGATTGCCCAAATAATAGGAACGATGATGATTCTTTACAGTCTATATGAAGGAACGATAGAGGAAAAATTGCGAGGTGTGGGAATAGGGGCCCTCATGATCATTATATCTTCTCTCATCAAGCAGAAGCATATGTTGACCATTACGGGAGCAGGTGTGTCCTTGCAGGAGTTATGGATGATACTGTTCGGCGTCTATATCATAATAGCATCGCTAGTGTCCCATAGGAGTTATACCCATTCCCTGATTGGCGTAATTTTCTTTGGTTACATAGCTTTGAAGCTTGAACACTCTTTATCTATTGATGGTGTTTTCTATACATGCCTTTTTGCATATATTAGCCACTTGATAGCTGATATAAAACTCCTGCCTTTCAATAAAAGAGGAATTAAACTATTCCTTCCTATTTCGTCAAAGGAAATATGA
- a CDS encoding ATP-binding protein has protein sequence MSFRKKQFVGLGITVFFLVLLLSVILFMTNSMKTNMLEIVEDRYYKVNKATDIRQLFYETDRQLLFVTNRSDGENIESNLTNIAENREAVRNNIIELESVLDRNETKLLLSKIQEGYNSYWIMEQEIISQINEGASTGELQGIYTSQLDTRAELLQNISEFKTLQESLMQETMGEANQTYQTLVVILISAVLLSLIVIVSTTLWVIRSTNKRLDEVKDGIKGINYDDLSTLPRLSTGIKDEIGEISVAFNTMASSIESYHVKEKQFTEEIGRQNWVQTNSADIINLYHRNVSTDSLAEKFIATLTPLMDAKLGAFYLLDGESGKGATFKKVATYADGAEDVGGDAYKLREGLVGQCAWDKKAILLEELPENYSVVTTGLGHIKPKSIIIAPVIIKDEVIAVIEMATLSEFTKTHRQLLNKVLETLGIAITNILGRMEVERLLLESQAQTEELQSQSEELQAQSEELQTQSEELRMINEQLEERSRDAEQKSADLQKAKTELEEKAKQLQLSSKYKSEFLANMSHELRTPLNSILLLSEMLAEDPEDQLTDEQREFSRVINSSGQDLLNLINDILDLSKVEVKKLEVMFGEVNVEEFINRLELQFTHIAKHKKIDYEIIRGNQLPDVFFTDEQRLQQIVKNLLSNAFKFTEKGKVTVKIEKAPKRDLLKANVSVQAESWLKISVEDTGIGISKEKQSLIFEAFHQGDGATMRKYGGTGLGLSISKEFSNLLGGRVFVESEEGEGSVFTLLIPSLPEGMPQMKEVEAAWQEVASTTETDLIEEENMVLKMAGKKEAVQPEPLEEPDTSNILKGKTVVVVDDDHRNVYALNNALNKEDMNILTAENGLQCLDILHENEHVDIILMDIMMPVMDGYKAIKTIRNLEKHKDVPIIALTAKAMKGDREKCLEVGASDYISKPLKLDQLLSAMRVWVAKH, from the coding sequence GTGAGCTTTAGAAAAAAACAATTTGTCGGGTTGGGGATAACGGTATTCTTTCTAGTACTGCTATTATCAGTGATTCTATTTATGACCAATTCCATGAAGACAAATATGCTGGAAATAGTAGAAGACAGGTATTACAAGGTCAATAAGGCGACAGATATCAGGCAGTTGTTCTATGAAACGGACAGGCAGTTGTTATTTGTCACAAATAGAAGTGATGGAGAGAATATTGAGTCAAACCTGACAAATATAGCTGAAAATAGGGAAGCTGTTAGAAACAATATCATAGAATTAGAATCTGTCCTAGATAGAAATGAGACCAAATTATTATTGAGTAAAATCCAAGAAGGATATAACTCGTACTGGATAATGGAACAGGAAATCATTTCTCAGATCAATGAGGGTGCAAGCACTGGTGAATTGCAAGGTATCTACACATCACAACTAGATACGAGAGCAGAACTTTTACAAAATATATCAGAGTTTAAAACGTTGCAGGAGTCTCTCATGCAGGAAACTATGGGAGAGGCGAACCAAACTTATCAAACTCTTGTTGTCATTCTGATATCTGCAGTCCTTTTATCGCTGATTGTCATCGTTTCAACAACCCTTTGGGTGATTAGAAGCACCAACAAACGTTTGGATGAAGTGAAGGATGGTATCAAAGGGATAAATTATGATGACCTTTCCACTTTGCCAAGATTAAGTACCGGTATTAAAGATGAGATAGGGGAGATTTCTGTAGCCTTTAATACGATGGCAAGCTCCATTGAATCCTATCATGTGAAAGAAAAGCAGTTTACAGAGGAAATAGGCAGACAGAACTGGGTACAAACGAACTCTGCAGATATCATTAATCTTTATCATCGTAATGTATCTACCGATTCATTAGCAGAAAAGTTCATAGCCACGTTGACACCTTTAATGGATGCGAAACTTGGGGCTTTCTATCTGTTGGATGGAGAAAGTGGAAAAGGGGCGACTTTTAAAAAGGTTGCCACTTATGCAGATGGAGCAGAAGATGTTGGAGGAGACGCATATAAGCTTCGTGAAGGCCTGGTTGGCCAATGTGCCTGGGATAAAAAAGCGATTTTACTAGAAGAATTGCCGGAGAATTATTCCGTTGTCACTACAGGCTTAGGGCATATTAAACCAAAAAGCATTATTATTGCTCCTGTCATTATCAAGGATGAAGTCATCGCCGTCATTGAGATGGCGACATTATCCGAATTCACAAAGACACACCGTCAGCTTTTAAATAAAGTGCTCGAAACGCTCGGAATTGCGATCACGAACATTCTGGGACGGATGGAAGTGGAGCGTTTATTATTAGAATCCCAAGCGCAAACAGAAGAATTGCAATCTCAATCAGAAGAATTACAGGCCCAATCAGAAGAACTTCAAACGCAATCTGAGGAATTGCGCATGATCAATGAGCAGTTAGAAGAGCGTTCACGTGATGCGGAACAGAAATCCGCCGATCTTCAAAAGGCGAAAACAGAGCTTGAGGAAAAAGCGAAACAGCTTCAACTCAGTTCCAAATATAAATCGGAATTCCTGGCGAATATGTCTCATGAACTACGCACTCCACTGAATAGTATATTACTTCTATCAGAGATGCTTGCTGAAGATCCAGAAGACCAACTGACAGATGAACAAAGGGAGTTCTCCCGAGTCATTAATTCTTCCGGTCAAGATCTGCTTAACTTGATAAATGATATTTTGGATCTTTCCAAAGTGGAAGTGAAGAAGCTGGAAGTGATGTTTGGAGAAGTGAATGTAGAGGAGTTCATCAACCGTTTGGAACTGCAATTCACCCATATCGCCAAGCATAAAAAGATAGATTACGAGATTATTCGCGGCAATCAGCTACCGGATGTATTTTTCACAGACGAACAGCGCCTTCAACAAATAGTAAAGAACCTGTTATCCAACGCCTTCAAGTTTACGGAAAAAGGAAAAGTGACCGTGAAGATTGAAAAGGCTCCAAAAAGAGATCTTTTAAAAGCCAATGTTTCTGTACAAGCGGAAAGCTGGTTGAAAATCTCAGTGGAAGATACGGGAATAGGGATCTCCAAGGAAAAGCAGTCCCTAATTTTTGAAGCCTTCCATCAAGGGGATGGAGCAACCATGAGAAAGTACGGTGGCACAGGGCTTGGACTTTCCATTTCCAAAGAATTCTCGAACCTGTTGGGTGGAAGGGTCTTTGTGGAAAGTGAAGAAGGGGAAGGGAGTGTATTCACATTACTTATCCCTAGTCTGCCGGAAGGAATGCCTCAAATGAAAGAAGTCGAGGCAGCTTGGCAGGAAGTGGCATCAACTACAGAAACGGATCTGATTGAGGAAGAAAATATGGTTCTGAAAATGGCGGGGAAGAAAGAAGCCGTACAGCCTGAGCCCTTAGAAGAGCCGGATACTTCTAATATTCTAAAAGGGAAGACTGTTGTAGTAGTGGACGATGATCACCGAAATGTTTATGCTCTTAATAATGCATTGAACAAAGAGGATATGAACATATTGACTGCAGAGAACGGGTTGCAGTGTCTGGATATCCTCCATGAAAACGAGCATGTAGATATTATTCTTATGGATATCATGATGCCAGTCATGGATGGTTATAAAGCCATTAAAACGATACGAAACCTTGAAAAACATAAAGACGTTCCAATCATTGCCCTTACAGCAAAAGCGATGAAAGGTGACCGAGAGAAATGCCTAGAGGTGGGAGCTTCTGATTACATCAGCAAACCACTTAAATTGGATCAACTTTTATCCGCGATGCGCGTTTGGGTAGCAAAACATTAG
- a CDS encoding protein-glutamate O-methyltransferase CheR, whose protein sequence is MDKHDLELDLFLTAVYRLSGFDFRKYMKSSIMRRVENRLRLEGLKNISQLTEQIIHHEVYLKKVLDDFSINVTEMFRDPSFFLSFREKVIPLLKEMPEIRVWHAGCSSGEEAYSMAILLEEEGLSHKSKIYATDMNEKILEKAGKGIIPLSKMKTYTKNYMQAGGKTAFSEYYHSDHQFAYINDELLNRIVFAQHNLVTDRSFNEFHIIICRNVLIYFNLELQHNVIELFQESLGARGFLGLGSKEALRLDAHPGFEEFDLYDKIYRKKAES, encoded by the coding sequence GTGGACAAGCATGACTTGGAACTAGATTTATTCTTAACCGCAGTTTATCGGCTTTCGGGATTTGATTTTAGAAAATATATGAAGTCTTCCATCATGAGAAGAGTGGAAAATAGATTAAGGCTAGAAGGATTGAAAAATATCAGTCAGCTGACAGAACAAATCATTCATCATGAAGTGTATTTGAAAAAAGTATTAGATGACTTCTCCATCAATGTGACAGAGATGTTCCGTGATCCTTCCTTTTTCTTGTCTTTTCGCGAAAAAGTGATTCCACTTTTGAAGGAAATGCCGGAAATAAGAGTGTGGCACGCAGGCTGTTCATCTGGAGAAGAAGCTTATTCAATGGCTATCTTACTGGAAGAGGAAGGTTTGAGTCATAAGTCAAAGATATACGCAACGGACATGAATGAGAAGATACTGGAGAAGGCAGGAAAAGGAATAATCCCCCTTTCCAAAATGAAAACTTATACAAAAAATTATATGCAAGCTGGCGGAAAGACTGCCTTTTCGGAGTATTATCATTCCGATCATCAGTTTGCCTATATTAACGATGAATTATTGAATAGAATCGTGTTTGCACAGCATAATTTGGTGACAGACCGTTCCTTTAATGAGTTTCATATCATCATATGTCGGAATGTATTAATCTATTTTAATTTGGAATTGCAGCATAATGTGATTGAATTGTTTCAGGAGAGTTTGGGGGCTAGAGGCTTTCTTGGTCTTGGAAGTAAGGAAGCTTTACGTCTTGATGCACATCCGGGATTTGAAGAGTTCGATCTTTATGATAAGATATACCGAAAAAAAGCGGAAAGCTAG
- a CDS encoding fused response regulator/phosphatase, whose amino-acid sequence MGILIVDDNQVNLFVIENILKRAGYKEYLSFTSAKEMFDYLNVDNPSSPRMPVDIILMDIMMPEIDGIEACRTLQMVPHLKDIPVIFVTALEDSNKVAEALDAGGLDYVMKPINKTELLARIRVVLRLKQEKDKNKKQAEKIRNQLDLSQQVQNSLLSEPIFDEQFTVKASYIPAYKLAGDMYYWYKIDKSRYAVILLDMMGHGISASLVCMFISSVLRDSIRGCADPGFVISELNRWMHALNLRNQQIPYYFTAIYLVIDTEEKTLEYVNAGHPAGFALVDEGEVVELSNRTCALGFFEKVDITKTSISYEDSVQIMLYTDGVVETMEKVGMNQYPQFIKSASKLWDLPNIPEPIHLVLPEETQAEASDDMCVVLIQAR is encoded by the coding sequence ATGGGCATTTTAATTGTGGATGATAACCAGGTCAATTTGTTTGTCATAGAGAACATTTTGAAAAGGGCGGGCTATAAAGAATATTTATCCTTCACTTCCGCCAAAGAGATGTTTGATTACTTAAACGTGGATAATCCCTCATCACCTAGAATGCCCGTCGACATCATTTTGATGGATATTATGATGCCAGAGATAGATGGAATTGAGGCCTGCCGTACGCTTCAGATGGTCCCCCATCTGAAAGATATCCCTGTCATATTTGTCACGGCATTGGAAGATTCCAATAAAGTGGCGGAAGCATTGGATGCAGGTGGATTGGATTATGTGATGAAACCGATCAATAAAACGGAACTACTTGCACGGATACGGGTCGTCCTTAGGTTGAAACAAGAAAAAGATAAGAATAAGAAACAGGCTGAAAAGATAAGAAATCAATTGGATCTTTCCCAACAAGTCCAGAACAGCCTTTTATCCGAACCGATTTTTGATGAGCAATTCACCGTGAAAGCATCCTACATACCTGCCTATAAACTAGCAGGTGATATGTATTATTGGTATAAGATTGATAAATCGAGATATGCGGTCATCCTCTTGGATATGATGGGACACGGAATCTCGGCTTCCCTGGTCTGCATGTTCATTTCTTCGGTTTTGCGTGACTCCATCCGAGGGTGTGCAGATCCTGGATTTGTTATTAGCGAATTGAACCGTTGGATGCATGCATTGAATTTACGCAATCAACAGATTCCGTATTATTTTACTGCTATCTACCTGGTGATAGATACAGAAGAAAAGACGTTGGAATACGTCAACGCAGGTCATCCGGCAGGCTTTGCCCTAGTCGATGAAGGCGAAGTTGTAGAGCTTTCCAACCGTACTTGTGCACTTGGTTTTTTTGAAAAGGTGGATATTACGAAAACATCCATCTCCTACGAGGATTCCGTTCAAATCATGCTTTATACGGACGGGGTGGTGGAAACAATGGAGAAGGTTGGCATGAACCAATATCCGCAGTTTATCAAATCTGCCTCTAAGCTTTGGGATCTGCCAAACATTCCAGAACCTATTCATTTGGTTTTGCCCGAAGAAACCCAAGCAGAAGCATCTGATGATATGTGTGTAGTCCTCATACAGGCAAGGTGA
- a CDS encoding YqcI/YcgG family protein: protein METAVRTTKGKLLTKEEMTNPEIVPEWVIREYTNFRSVVTDKTFPCYFGMSAEKKGELRYSYITHDNWTHLPETLRDFQALFDEGKPLVRHGLFLFVEPETEEKQIPYYREYFWDILQFLHMKDDKPWPKDYPTDPDHHLWAFSFSDEPYFVFGNAPAYKQRKTRDLGSSLILGFQPRRIFEGLEGTSKGGIMSREKVRERVEKWDNLPTHPNISHYGDPNHREWKQYFIGDDVKPIEGKCPFSFMKK from the coding sequence ATGGAGACAGCAGTTCGTACAACAAAGGGAAAATTGCTGACAAAAGAAGAGATGACCAATCCTGAAATAGTCCCTGAATGGGTGATAAGGGAATATACGAATTTCCGGAGTGTGGTAACGGATAAGACGTTTCCTTGCTACTTTGGCATGAGTGCAGAGAAAAAAGGAGAGCTGCGTTATTCTTATATAACACATGACAACTGGACACATCTCCCGGAAACTTTACGTGATTTTCAAGCACTATTCGATGAAGGGAAACCACTAGTCCGTCACGGCCTTTTTCTGTTTGTGGAACCTGAAACGGAGGAAAAGCAAATCCCTTATTATCGTGAGTATTTCTGGGACATTCTACAGTTTTTACATATGAAAGATGATAAACCGTGGCCAAAGGATTATCCTACAGATCCTGATCACCATTTATGGGCATTCTCTTTTTCCGATGAACCATATTTCGTATTCGGTAATGCTCCTGCCTATAAACAAAGGAAAACAAGGGATCTTGGTAGCAGCCTTATCCTTGGCTTCCAACCACGACGTATTTTTGAAGGACTCGAAGGAACTTCTAAAGGTGGCATAATGTCCCGCGAGAAAGTAAGGGAACGAGTGGAAAAGTGGGATAACCTTCCTACCCACCCGAATATCAGCCATTATGGAGATCCGAACCATCGGGAGTGGAAGCAATATTTCATCGGGGACGATGTAAAACCGATAGAAGGAAAATGTCCATTTTCCTTTATGAAAAAATAA